A stretch of the Polaribacter pacificus genome encodes the following:
- a CDS encoding energy transducer TonB, with amino-acid sequence MIKQIVFFLVLLISVSLYSQDNKDIARIYLQKAATSFEGGDFEKATNYLEKSVKYLDGIKSTDVAIFGAKLYVQKKNFLLAQKYAKQYFVLSKNKKSKEYSDMLLQYVEIKDAVDKLPKEETGGDKDTTTVKVLPQEKKVHPQFLKAKAAFKEKNYILAKVALDAYFLEVKDKTTDEYQEVLNFFVEVKDKLESPTTPTPQVKDVVKKDSIEVPTAIDPIKVKKDSTTIESETDFVIVQTAPVYPGCNGDNTAIKSCLDTSLKAFFVQNFNAGLASELGLEMGVQKITSAFMINEEGVISDIKIQAAHSSLEAEALRVLKLVPTMKPATQRGKPVSIKYSFPISFNVQ; translated from the coding sequence GTGATAAAACAAATAGTATTTTTTTTAGTATTACTCATTTCTGTTAGCTTGTATTCTCAAGATAATAAAGATATTGCGAGAATATATTTACAGAAAGCTGCAACGAGTTTTGAAGGAGGAGACTTTGAAAAAGCAACCAATTACTTAGAGAAATCTGTTAAATATTTAGACGGGATTAAAAGTACCGATGTTGCTATTTTTGGAGCAAAACTCTATGTGCAAAAAAAGAATTTTCTTTTGGCTCAAAAATACGCCAAACAATATTTTGTTCTTAGTAAAAACAAAAAATCAAAAGAGTATTCAGATATGCTTTTACAGTATGTCGAAATTAAAGATGCAGTAGACAAATTACCCAAAGAAGAAACAGGAGGAGACAAAGATACCACCACGGTAAAAGTACTTCCACAAGAGAAAAAAGTTCATCCTCAATTTTTAAAAGCCAAGGCAGCGTTTAAAGAGAAAAACTATATCCTTGCTAAGGTGGCTTTAGATGCGTATTTTCTAGAAGTAAAAGACAAAACTACAGATGAGTACCAGGAAGTTTTGAATTTCTTTGTAGAGGTGAAGGATAAATTGGAATCCCCTACTACACCCACACCACAGGTAAAGGATGTTGTTAAAAAAGATTCAATAGAGGTACCCACAGCTATTGACCCAATAAAGGTTAAAAAAGATAGCACTACCATAGAGTCAGAAACAGATTTTGTCATCGTCCAAACAGCGCCAGTATATCCAGGGTGTAATGGTGATAACACAGCTATAAAATCTTGTTTAGATACGAGTCTTAAAGCTTTTTTTGTTCAAAATTTTAATGCAGGTCTTGCTTCTGAACTCGGTCTTGAAATGGGAGTTCAAAAAATTACATCTGCTTTTATGATCAATGAAGAAGGAGTAATCAGTGATATTAAGATACAGGCAGCTCATAGCTCTCTAGAAGCTGAAGCCTTAAGAGTTCTTAAATTAGTTCCAACCATGAAACCGGCAACCCAAAGGGGTAAGCCTGTTTCTATTAAGTATTCGTTTCCTATTTCTTTTAATGTACAATAA
- a CDS encoding mechanosensitive ion channel family protein, which produces MIKKVLLLFLVSLSGVISAQDSTYVNLKNPHATLYTHLYYLQSDSYEPEKSAKSILPKATKDPVKTAVRLKKILDGKGLFIDFNTVPRNPNYTDTTQVAKPHKYIPFPLRMPTIYVEKVDNKWYYSLETIQNVDRLYEEVYPWYIEKLQNILPQFDNKKIFGIEYWQLMGLILLFALSYLVFFVIKKIAFFVLLKIQYSIIHVKNIGINKVLKKLAHPISLLMALLLIDKVFPSLQFSLTVNKWFFLAINIAETIFWIYIFLKLVDVMMKIYSEFTERTHNKLDDQLVPILRNLLTGLVLFLGGLKLLTLFGVNPTTVIAGVSIGGLALALASQDTVRNLIGTIMIFLDKPFHIGDWIETGEVVGTVEEVGFRSTRVRAADTSIYQIPNSKLAEIVINNKGLRLYRRYNTSLGIRYDTPPVLIEAFVKGVRELVIAHPETRSESYNVEFTGFGDSALLIMVNVYFKSLEWGTEQSSKHRLHMAIVKLAKVLGVEFAFPSTTVQIEQFPEKKSIDMKYNTVQEDIDAAVAKIIQEFHDKPFKLDDERDGN; this is translated from the coding sequence ATGATTAAGAAGGTATTATTACTGTTTTTAGTGTCATTGTCTGGAGTGATTTCTGCCCAAGATTCAACCTATGTCAATTTAAAAAACCCACATGCGACGCTGTATACGCATTTGTATTATTTGCAATCTGATTCTTATGAACCAGAAAAATCGGCTAAAAGTATTTTACCAAAAGCAACTAAAGATCCAGTAAAAACGGCTGTAAGACTTAAGAAGATTTTAGACGGGAAAGGTCTGTTTATTGATTTTAATACGGTTCCTAGAAATCCAAATTATACAGATACCACTCAGGTAGCGAAACCACATAAATACATTCCGTTTCCGCTTCGAATGCCGACGATATATGTAGAAAAAGTTGATAATAAATGGTATTATTCATTAGAAACCATTCAAAATGTGGACCGTCTTTATGAAGAAGTGTATCCATGGTATATAGAGAAATTGCAAAATATTTTACCTCAGTTTGACAATAAAAAAATATTCGGAATTGAGTATTGGCAGTTGATGGGCTTGATTTTGCTGTTTGCACTTTCATACTTGGTCTTTTTTGTGATTAAAAAAATTGCTTTTTTCGTGCTTTTGAAAATTCAATACAGCATCATTCACGTTAAAAATATTGGTATAAACAAAGTATTAAAAAAATTAGCCCACCCAATTAGTTTGTTAATGGCTTTGTTGTTAATAGATAAAGTATTTCCATCCCTACAATTTAGTTTAACCGTAAACAAGTGGTTTTTTCTAGCCATTAATATTGCAGAAACTATTTTTTGGATTTATATCTTTTTAAAATTGGTGGATGTAATGATGAAAATCTATTCAGAATTTACAGAAAGAACCCACAACAAATTAGATGATCAATTGGTGCCTATTTTGCGAAACCTGTTAACGGGCTTGGTATTGTTTTTAGGAGGTCTAAAACTATTAACCCTGTTTGGAGTTAATCCTACCACAGTAATTGCAGGAGTTTCTATTGGAGGTTTGGCATTGGCATTAGCATCACAAGATACCGTTCGTAACCTTATCGGTACGATAATGATTTTTCTAGACAAGCCTTTTCATATTGGTGATTGGATTGAAACTGGAGAAGTTGTTGGAACCGTAGAAGAGGTTGGTTTTCGATCAACAAGAGTACGTGCGGCAGATACCTCTATTTATCAAATACCAAATAGCAAATTAGCTGAGATTGTTATCAATAACAAAGGTTTGCGTTTGTATAGACGTTATAACACCAGTTTAGGGATACGTTATGATACGCCTCCGGTTTTGATTGAAGCTTTTGTTAAAGGTGTAAGAGAACTTGTTATAGCTCATCCAGAAACCAGATCAGAGTCCTATAATGTTGAGTTTACAGGCTTTGGTGATTCTGCCTTGCTAATTATGGTTAATGTCTATTTTAAATCCTTAGAGTGGGGTACAGAGCAATCTTCTAAACATCGCTTGCATATGGCCATTGTTAAATTGGCTAAAGTCTTAGGAGTAGAGTTTGCATTTCCGTCAACTACGGTTCAGATAGAGCAGTTTCCTGAGAAAAAATCTATTGATATGAAATACAATACGGTTCAGGAAGATATAGATGCTGCTGTTGCTAAAATTATACAAGAGTTTCATGATAAACCCTTTAAGCTAGATGATGAAAGAGACGGTAACTAA
- a CDS encoding DUF456 domain-containing protein, which translates to MDILLLSIGLLCIFLGIVGAFLPVLPGPLTSWVGFLFLHYTKAVPADYTFLSITFAIALFVYIIDYFIPAMGAKKFGGSKYGIYGTTIGLLIGLFIPIPFGIIIGAFLGAFIGEIIHDSTDTNRAMKASLGSLLGFLVSTGIKFGVGLAFAWLYIDTVWEYKSAFF; encoded by the coding sequence ATGGATATTCTATTACTAAGTATAGGTCTGCTATGTATTTTTCTGGGGATTGTAGGCGCTTTTCTTCCTGTGCTCCCTGGCCCCTTAACCAGCTGGGTTGGTTTTTTATTTTTACATTATACAAAAGCAGTACCAGCTGATTATACGTTTTTGAGCATCACTTTTGCCATAGCCTTATTTGTATATATTATCGATTATTTTATCCCTGCAATGGGAGCTAAAAAATTTGGAGGAAGTAAATACGGTATCTATGGGACCACTATTGGATTGCTCATCGGCCTGTTTATACCCATTCCGTTTGGAATTATTATAGGAGCCTTTCTTGGAGCATTTATTGGTGAAATTATTCATGACAGCACAGATACCAATAGAGCGATGAAAGCTTCTTTAGGTTCTTTGCTGGGGTTTCTGGTCTCGACAGGAATAAAATTTGGAGTTGGGCTGGCCTTTGCATGGCTTTATATAGACACTGTTTGGGAGTACAAATCTGCATTTTTTTAA
- a CDS encoding M56 family metallopeptidase: MATYIIQVIVIQVLFLAVYDFFLSKETFHGYNRWYLLGTPILSFVLPFVKISSLQQSVAQDFVMYFPETILTAQNNLSQESMSAVSSVDYLNLLYGIGVLFFAIVFCVKLYKIIRLIIQNEQIDKKFYKLIMLSKQSKAFSFFHFIFLGKNISEDKQEKIIQHELVHSRQKHSIDLLFFEFLRITMWFNPMIYIYQKRITLLHEYISDSEMVKTTDKQDYFNKLLSEAFQVENVSFVNQFQKQSLIKKRITMMKKNKSNPFKKAKYMLLLPMLASILVYTSCEKSQDIIEVPVQEKQTNMNVTEVDKLPTIMVEEVVLDYDSTADDANRYVPNEGDFGSIVQYFIHKNFKKELLNDESLNPSKGKIYALFTVDKTGVLKDVKVRAPSPSLKEETLRVINMLPSIEPAIKDGKPVGMTFTLPISFYGAGERLSTAKQVSQKVNTNPKDVPMNIVEELPIYPGCSGTKQEIMDCLNSSIKSFVLKDFDASMAQNLDLPSGRKKIYVVFRIDETGNITDVNARAPHPKLKAEAVRVASMLPKMQPARQRGKAVGIRYTLPISFSVK; encoded by the coding sequence ATGGCAACATATATTATACAGGTAATCGTAATTCAGGTACTTTTTTTGGCGGTTTATGATTTCTTTTTAAGCAAAGAAACCTTTCATGGGTACAACAGATGGTATTTATTAGGGACTCCAATTTTGTCTTTTGTATTGCCTTTTGTAAAAATCTCGAGTTTGCAGCAAAGCGTAGCTCAAGATTTTGTAATGTATTTTCCTGAGACCATTTTAACAGCTCAAAATAATCTTAGTCAAGAATCAATGAGTGCAGTTAGCTCTGTTGATTATTTGAATCTGTTATACGGTATAGGAGTCTTGTTTTTTGCCATCGTTTTTTGTGTAAAGCTTTATAAGATTATCCGCTTAATCATTCAAAATGAACAAATTGATAAAAAGTTTTATAAACTGATTATGCTTAGTAAACAAAGCAAAGCCTTTTCATTTTTTCATTTTATCTTTTTAGGGAAAAACATATCAGAAGACAAACAAGAAAAAATCATTCAGCATGAGTTGGTGCACAGTCGTCAAAAACACTCGATAGATTTGTTATTCTTTGAGTTTTTGCGGATCACCATGTGGTTTAACCCGATGATTTATATCTATCAAAAAAGAATCACCTTATTGCATGAGTATATCTCAGATTCTGAAATGGTCAAAACCACTGATAAACAAGATTATTTTAACAAACTACTATCCGAAGCTTTTCAGGTTGAAAATGTATCATTTGTCAATCAATTTCAAAAACAATCACTTATTAAAAAACGAATTACCATGATGAAAAAAAACAAATCCAACCCGTTTAAAAAGGCAAAATACATGTTGTTGTTGCCGATGTTAGCAAGTATTTTGGTGTATACTTCTTGTGAAAAAAGCCAAGATATAATTGAGGTTCCTGTTCAAGAGAAACAGACCAATATGAATGTGACAGAGGTAGATAAGCTGCCTACAATTATGGTTGAGGAGGTTGTCTTAGATTATGATTCAACAGCTGATGATGCCAATAGATATGTTCCTAACGAAGGAGACTTTGGCTCAATTGTACAGTATTTTATTCATAAAAACTTTAAAAAAGAGCTGTTAAATGATGAGAGCTTGAATCCGTCTAAAGGTAAGATTTATGCCTTATTTACCGTTGATAAAACAGGTGTTTTGAAAGATGTTAAAGTAAGAGCTCCAAGCCCTTCTTTAAAAGAAGAGACGCTTCGTGTTATTAATATGTTACCTAGTATAGAGCCAGCAATAAAAGATGGGAAACCAGTTGGAATGACTTTTACCTTGCCTATAAGTTTTTATGGTGCTGGAGAAAGATTGTCAACAGCGAAACAAGTTTCACAGAAAGTAAATACCAATCCAAAGGATGTTCCTATGAATATTGTCGAAGAGCTGCCTATTTACCCTGGTTGTAGCGGAACAAAACAAGAAATTATGGATTGTTTAAATAGTAGCATTAAAAGTTTTGTTTTAAAGGACTTTGATGCAAGCATGGCTCAAAACCTTGACCTTCCTTCTGGGAGAAAGAAAATTTATGTCGTGTTTCGAATTGATGAAACTGGTAATATTACCGACGTCAATGCGCGTGCGCCACATCCAAAACTGAAAGCAGAGGCAGTTAGAGTAGCGAGTATGTTACCAAAAATGCAACCTGCAAGACAAAGAGGGAAAGCCGTTGGGATACGTTATACCCTACCAATTTCATTTAGCGTAAAATAA
- a CDS encoding zinc-dependent metalloprotease, protein MTNKILSRFLGILFVFGLIVDVSAQTKTTPTKGAPLKKGAIQDYSKVVTKDVKTDEGLFIVHKKDESYLFEIPDSLMGREMLMVTRIAKTASGIDFGGQKLSTQVLRWEQNDKKILLRVVSHKIVADKSLPVHEAVANSNFEPILFAFPIKAYNKDTKATVIDATSLFSTDVAAIGFPSRMRSRYKMSRVDSQRSYIDRISSYPQNIEIRHVKTYIASAAPSNGNVGSISLELSNSMILLPKVPMQRRYFDARVGWFTSSQTDYGLEDQKSKTVTYLDRWRLEVKDEDIEKFKRGELVEPKKQIVYYIDRATPKKWVPYIMQGINDWQVAFEAAGFKNAIVAKIPPTKEEDPEWSPEDVRYSVVRYLASPIPNANGPHVSDPRSGEILESDINWYHNVMSLLQGWYFVQTAAINPEAQMVGFKDEIMGELIKFVSSHEVGHTLGLPHNMGSSSAYSVESLRSAEFTKKFGTAPSIMDYARFNYVAQPEDKGVALMPNIGVYDKYAISWGYRPILNADANSEKATLDAWILKHAGDPLYHFGRQLGVDPSAQTEDLGDDAVKASNYGVANLKRIVPNLIKWTGKDGEDYSDLKEMYGHVISQFNRYTGHVAMNVGGIYENNKTADQAGGIYTYVPKERQISSVNYLIKQVFNTPTWLINKEIIARTEFSGVTNRIQGIQTRALGSLLNGSRMVRMIENETLNGSKAYTVVSMMSDIRKGVWSEIYANKSIDTYRRNLQRAHIARLGSLMKSDSGASDVNAIIRGELERIKRDVKKATPAAANTLTKYHLNDIVEKIDVILDPK, encoded by the coding sequence ATGACAAACAAAATACTCTCTAGGTTCTTAGGAATCTTATTTGTTTTTGGATTAATCGTTGATGTATCAGCGCAAACAAAAACAACTCCAACTAAAGGAGCCCCTCTAAAAAAAGGAGCTATCCAGGACTACAGCAAAGTAGTTACTAAGGATGTTAAAACAGACGAAGGACTGTTTATTGTTCACAAAAAAGATGAGTCTTACTTATTTGAAATCCCAGATTCTTTAATGGGAAGAGAAATGCTTATGGTAACTCGTATTGCCAAAACCGCTAGCGGAATTGATTTTGGTGGACAAAAACTTAGCACACAAGTATTGCGTTGGGAGCAAAATGACAAGAAAATTTTATTGCGTGTTGTTTCTCACAAAATCGTTGCTGACAAAAGTTTACCAGTTCACGAAGCTGTAGCAAACTCTAATTTTGAACCTATTTTATTTGCTTTTCCTATCAAAGCATATAACAAAGACACCAAAGCAACTGTAATTGATGCAACAAGCTTATTTAGCACTGATGTTGCTGCTATTGGTTTCCCTTCTAGAATGAGATCTAGATATAAAATGTCTCGTGTAGATTCTCAACGTTCTTATATTGACAGAATTAGCAGTTACCCACAAAATATCGAAATCAGACACGTAAAAACTTATATTGCAAGTGCAGCTCCATCAAATGGAAATGTTGGGTCTATTTCTTTAGAATTGAGTAATTCTATGATTTTATTACCAAAAGTACCAATGCAACGTCGTTATTTTGATGCTCGTGTAGGTTGGTTTACTAGTTCTCAAACTGATTATGGTTTAGAAGATCAAAAAAGTAAAACAGTTACTTACCTTGACAGATGGAGATTGGAAGTAAAAGATGAAGATATTGAAAAATTTAAACGTGGTGAATTGGTTGAACCAAAGAAGCAAATCGTTTATTATATTGATAGAGCTACTCCAAAAAAATGGGTACCATACATCATGCAAGGTATTAATGACTGGCAAGTAGCTTTTGAAGCGGCTGGTTTTAAAAATGCTATTGTTGCTAAAATTCCACCTACCAAAGAAGAAGATCCAGAATGGTCTCCAGAAGACGTTCGTTATTCTGTAGTTCGTTATTTAGCATCTCCGATTCCAAATGCAAATGGACCTCACGTTAGTGACCCAAGATCAGGAGAAATTTTAGAATCAGATATTAACTGGTATCACAATGTAATGAGTTTATTACAAGGATGGTATTTTGTTCAAACTGCTGCCATCAATCCAGAAGCTCAAATGGTTGGGTTTAAAGATGAAATCATGGGAGAGTTGATCAAGTTTGTATCTTCTCACGAAGTTGGACATACATTAGGATTGCCTCACAACATGGGAAGTAGTTCTGCTTATTCTGTAGAGTCTTTACGTTCTGCTGAGTTTACTAAAAAATTCGGAACTGCACCATCTATTATGGATTATGCACGTTTTAACTATGTAGCACAACCAGAAGATAAAGGAGTTGCATTAATGCCAAACATTGGTGTTTATGACAAATACGCTATTTCTTGGGGATATCGTCCAATTTTAAATGCAGATGCTAATTCTGAAAAAGCAACTTTGGATGCTTGGATTCTTAAGCATGCAGGAGATCCTTTATACCATTTTGGTAGACAATTAGGTGTTGATCCTAGTGCTCAAACTGAAGATTTAGGAGATGATGCTGTAAAAGCGAGTAACTATGGAGTTGCCAACTTAAAAAGAATTGTTCCTAATCTAATCAAATGGACTGGAAAAGATGGTGAAGATTATTCTGACCTAAAAGAAATGTACGGACATGTAATTTCTCAATTTAACAGATACACAGGACATGTTGCCATGAATGTTGGTGGTATATATGAAAATAACAAAACTGCTGATCAAGCAGGAGGAATTTATACCTATGTTCCTAAAGAGCGTCAAATTAGTAGTGTTAACTATTTAATCAAACAAGTTTTTAACACTCCAACTTGGTTAATTAATAAAGAGATCATTGCAAGAACAGAGTTTTCTGGTGTTACAAATCGTATTCAAGGAATCCAAACTAGAGCTTTAGGTAGCTTATTGAATGGTTCTAGAATGGTTCGTATGATTGAAAACGAAACTCTAAATGGTTCTAAAGCATATACTGTTGTATCTATGATGTCTGACATCAGAAAAGGGGTATGGTCAGAAATTTATGCTAATAAATCAATAGACACTTACAGAAGAAATCTTCAAAGAGCTCACATCGCTAGATTGGGGTCATTGATGAAATCTGATTCAGGTGCTTCTGATGTAAATGCTATTATTAGAGGTGAATTAGAAAGAATCAAGCGTGATGTTAAAAAAGCAACTCCAGCAGCTGCTAACACTTTAACGAAATATCACTTAAATGACATCGTAGAAAAAATTGATGTTATTTTAGATCCTAAATAA
- a CDS encoding BlaI/MecI/CopY family transcriptional regulator, whose amino-acid sequence MEKQLTKAEEQIMQVLWDLEVASVKEVIDQLPKPKPAYNTVSTIIRILETKEFVGHKAKGRGYVYHPLVKKSSYSNQSLQKIMDGYFGGSFKSMVSFFVQKNDMDVSELESVLKEINQKKE is encoded by the coding sequence ATGGAGAAACAATTGACAAAAGCAGAAGAGCAGATTATGCAAGTTTTATGGGATTTGGAAGTAGCTTCAGTAAAAGAAGTTATTGATCAGTTACCAAAACCAAAACCTGCTTACAATACGGTGTCTACCATTATTAGAATTTTAGAGACCAAAGAATTTGTTGGCCACAAAGCAAAGGGTAGAGGGTATGTGTATCATCCCTTGGTTAAAAAATCATCGTATAGCAATCAAAGCTTGCAAAAAATTATGGATGGTTATTTTGGAGGCTCGTTTAAAAGCATGGTTTCTTTTTTCGTTCAGAAAAATGATATGGATGTTTCAGAGCTAGAGAGTGTTCTTAAAGAAATTAATCAAAAAAAGGAATAG
- the lysS gene encoding lysine--tRNA ligase, with amino-acid sequence MQLSEQEVVRREKLSKLRQLGINPYPADLYPVTDNSKQIKADFELGKKVVIAGRLMSRRIQGKASFAEIQDSEGRIQVYFNRDEICLGEDKTLYNDVYKKLLDIGDFVGIEGELFTTQVGEKSVRVQKFTLLSKSLKPLPLPKTDAEGNSFDQFNDPEMRYRQRYADLVVNPHVKEVFVKRTKLFNAMRTFFNDAGYFEVETPVLQPIPGGAAARPFITHHNSLDIPLYMRIANELYLKRLIVGGFEGVYEFSKNFRNEGMDRTHNPEFTAMEIYVAYKDYNWMMSFCEQLLEHCAIAVNGTSKAVFGEHEIDFKAPYARVTMADSIKHFTGFDITGKTEDEIRAAAKGMGISVDGTMGKGKLIDEIFGEKCEGNYIQPTFITDYPKEMSPLCKEHRENPELTERFELMVCGKEIANAYSELNDPIDQRERFEHQLKLAQKGDDEATEFIDFDFLRALEYGMPPTSGMGIGMDRLIMFLTNNQSIQEVLFFPQMRPEKTAVAVELNDEEKAVLELITKAEKIDLNELKTQSGLSNKKWDKTIKHLTNNKVAKVSKTDIGLFVELV; translated from the coding sequence ATGCAATTATCAGAACAAGAAGTTGTACGAAGAGAAAAGCTTTCTAAATTACGTCAACTAGGCATCAACCCATATCCCGCTGACTTATACCCAGTTACCGATAACTCAAAACAAATAAAAGCTGATTTTGAGCTTGGAAAAAAGGTAGTCATCGCTGGTCGTTTAATGTCTAGGAGAATCCAAGGAAAAGCTTCTTTTGCAGAAATTCAAGATTCTGAAGGAAGAATCCAAGTGTATTTTAACCGAGATGAGATTTGTTTGGGCGAGGATAAAACCTTGTATAATGACGTATATAAGAAATTATTAGACATTGGAGATTTTGTTGGGATTGAAGGAGAATTATTTACCACACAAGTTGGTGAAAAAAGTGTTCGAGTTCAAAAATTTACCCTACTAAGCAAGTCTTTAAAACCTTTGCCGCTTCCAAAAACTGATGCAGAAGGAAATTCTTTTGATCAATTTAACGATCCGGAGATGCGTTATAGACAACGCTATGCTGATTTGGTTGTAAACCCACATGTAAAAGAGGTTTTTGTTAAAAGAACGAAATTGTTTAATGCCATGCGTACGTTTTTTAACGACGCTGGATATTTTGAAGTTGAAACACCGGTATTACAACCGATTCCTGGAGGGGCAGCTGCAAGACCTTTTATTACCCACCACAATTCATTAGACATTCCATTGTATATGAGAATTGCCAATGAGTTGTATTTAAAGAGACTTATTGTTGGAGGTTTTGAAGGTGTTTATGAGTTTTCAAAAAACTTTAGAAATGAAGGAATGGACAGAACTCACAACCCTGAGTTTACTGCCATGGAAATATATGTAGCCTATAAAGACTACAACTGGATGATGAGCTTTTGTGAACAATTACTAGAGCACTGTGCAATTGCAGTAAACGGAACATCGAAAGCTGTATTTGGAGAACATGAAATTGATTTTAAAGCTCCTTATGCTCGTGTAACAATGGCTGATTCTATCAAACATTTTACAGGTTTTGACATTACAGGAAAAACTGAAGACGAAATTAGAGCCGCTGCAAAAGGCATGGGAATTAGCGTGGATGGAACCATGGGGAAAGGAAAATTAATCGATGAGATTTTTGGTGAAAAATGTGAAGGAAATTACATACAGCCAACATTTATCACTGACTATCCAAAAGAAATGAGCCCTTTGTGTAAAGAACACAGAGAGAACCCTGAGCTAACAGAGCGTTTTGAATTGATGGTTTGTGGTAAAGAAATTGCCAACGCCTATTCTGAGCTTAACGATCCTATTGATCAACGCGAACGTTTTGAACACCAATTAAAACTGGCACAAAAAGGAGATGATGAGGCTACAGAATTTATAGATTTTGATTTCTTAAGAGCTTTAGAATACGGAATGCCTCCTACATCAGGTATGGGAATTGGTATGGATCGTTTGATTATGTTTTTAACCAACAACCAATCCATTCAAGAAGTCCTATTTTTCCCACAAATGAGACCAGAGAAAACTGCGGTAGCTGTAGAATTGAATGACGAAGAAAAAGCGGTTTTAGAACTTATTACCAAAGCAGAAAAAATTGACTTAAACGAATTAAAAACTCAGAGTGGCTTATCCAATAAGAAATGGGATAAAACCATTAAGCACTTAACCAATAACAAGGTTGCCAAAGTTTCAAAAACTGACATAGGTTTGTTTGTAGAGTTGGTATAA
- a CDS encoding tetratricopeptide repeat protein has protein sequence MKKVFLVLLMGFTLKVAAQTATFSRIDSLLERGRYQIALKELKQINPQTYSSYYKIGKIYTSIDNHQKAVENYKQSLFLEDNYSAQLMLGKSYQSLKKYSKAIAIYEQIIAQNPKNLTLGYQLGKLYLRTNQLELAKGIFTRLTVLDTENPNYNYQLALISFKEKDGNGMIQNFLTSYKKDTSFVPAVYQLAKTYTALKVKDSARIFLNKGLQLDSLDINLNKLKINELYRERKYHIAVDYLQKIDSLEPDDVFTKKMLAKSYFNLGIYDKAELEFKKVGALDPDDFSHFTYLGHIEKVRKEYQKARFNYYRAISAGKKSRHEEYYSLGVLELELNNLKKAMEMFGLSVKENNRSHMALYQYALTTDSFYADKKIVLERYQDYLNMFEYRDKDMTLFVKKRMDEIKKDAFMKRKKE, from the coding sequence ATGAAAAAGGTATTTCTTGTACTCTTAATGGGGTTTACTTTAAAAGTAGCAGCGCAAACTGCTACTTTTTCTCGTATCGATAGTTTGTTAGAAAGAGGTCGGTATCAAATAGCCCTCAAGGAACTTAAACAAATAAACCCACAAACTTACAGCAGCTATTATAAGATTGGTAAAATATATACGTCTATAGACAACCATCAAAAGGCTGTCGAGAATTACAAACAGTCACTTTTTTTGGAAGATAATTACAGTGCTCAATTGATGTTGGGTAAGAGTTATCAATCATTAAAAAAATACAGCAAAGCAATTGCAATTTATGAGCAAATAATAGCACAGAACCCTAAAAATTTAACCTTGGGCTATCAGCTAGGAAAACTGTATTTGCGCACCAATCAACTTGAGTTGGCAAAAGGAATCTTTACCAGGTTAACCGTATTGGACACTGAGAACCCTAATTACAACTATCAATTGGCTTTAATTAGTTTTAAGGAGAAGGATGGAAATGGGATGATTCAAAATTTTTTAACATCGTATAAAAAAGACACCAGTTTTGTGCCTGCTGTTTATCAGTTGGCAAAGACCTATACAGCCCTAAAAGTTAAAGATTCTGCCCGAATTTTTTTGAACAAAGGCTTGCAATTGGATTCTTTGGACATCAATTTAAACAAGTTAAAAATTAACGAACTGTATCGGGAAAGAAAATACCACATAGCTGTTGATTATTTACAAAAAATTGACAGTCTAGAGCCCGATGATGTTTTTACAAAAAAAATGCTAGCAAAAAGTTATTTTAACCTAGGAATCTATGACAAAGCTGAGCTTGAGTTTAAGAAGGTCGGAGCTTTAGATCCTGATGATTTTAGTCATTTTACCTACTTAGGACATATAGAAAAGGTCAGAAAAGAATATCAAAAAGCTCGGTTTAATTACTATCGAGCAATTTCTGCCGGAAAGAAATCAAGACATGAAGAATATTACAGTTTAGGGGTTTTGGAGCTAGAGCTTAACAATCTTAAAAAAGCCATGGAAATGTTTGGTTTGTCTGTTAAAGAAAATAATCGAAGCCATATGGCTTTATACCAATATGCCTTGACTACTGATTCTTTTTATGCCGATAAAAAGATAGTATTAGAGCGATATCAAGATTATCTAAACATGTTTGAGTACAGGGATAAAGACATGACTCTTTTTGTAAAAAAAAGAATGGATGAGATTAAAAAGGATGCTTTTATGAAAAGAAAAAAGGAATAG